The genome window CACTTGGACTTTGAGTTGATCTAGACCGTTAATACCGTAACGTCTTTTGATACATTCTATGTACCCAGTATCCTACAGCTGTCACATTGGAAGTAAAGCGTCTCTTTAGCTTCTGGGATGAAAATGATGTAGTACGCTCAAGTTCACAGCAAATTATTGTTGTCTCTTTAGCTTCTGGGATGGAAATGATATAGTACGCTCAAGTTCACAGCAAATTATTGTTGTGTCACACTCAGATTAATTTATGTTGTAAAGTTAATGTTGTATTggacaaaatttttaaaaaggacCCTATTTTAAGTAATCctttttgatacattttatatatccgTATTTGACAGGTGTCGCATTGAAAGTAAAGTGTCTCTTTAACTTCTGGGTTGGAAATGATGTAGTACGCTCAAGTTCACAACAAATTATTGTTGTATCACACTTGGATAAATTTACGATTATATTTTGTAACTCGTAGCTGCTACTTTGAAaatgtattataattttattagacAAATGGCCATAATGACATAATAAACCAATATAGATTGTCAtagctaattaatcaaaaaacaaaaaaataaacaaacaaataataaataaataaacagctGCTACTCGAATTAATTTAAGATTAAGTTAAGTCTAAagtgatcaaaataaatttactcTCACCAAAATTGATCATTTTCCATATGAtgaaattttatgtattttctAAACTTAAATTGATCAATGTTAGAAACAACCATGGATATAGGTGATTGAATTGATTTCaattatcaaacacataaataGCATAATAATCGCGAGTGAAAACTTTTAATAATATGAATTATTCCATTCAAAGATTCAATTTTatgttatatttaaaaaaaaataaacttctaACTTTCTCTTGATTCAAAACTCATTGATAATGTCAAGAAGGTATAATCTTTTCGATAAAGATTGTGACTACCAACAACTacatttgtgatttatttggGAGGTTTTGcccataaaaaagaaaaactaggcaggatttttaaataaatgggAAGGGAGTTCTTCTTGTGTTTTTCTCCTGCAAGATGAAGTTTTCGTGGATCCCAATCAAAAGTTAACCAGTCAAAAACAAATGAAGCATTGATGCAGGTcagacttcttttttttttttttttcctttctttttccttttctttctctcACCTTTTTCACTCTCTCCTCCCTCCTCTCTCCTCCTTTGCACATGTGGCCAGTGGCCTGACAAAAACTATGTAAAAACCTCAATTGATGAGGATTCCCTACGAGATCATATAACATTGATTTTAGTGTGAATTGATGAGGAAAATTCTCAAGTAGAGATTACACTGATTACACTgctacataatattatataaagtaataatacatGATAAATAGTTTTGCATCTTAATTACTCCGAAATATTtactttcaaaatattaatagcGAAACGGTTTTTTCTATTAGATGAGGGtgaggtggggtggggtggggccGTGGggtgtttaaaattaaaataacaattataaaaatcttcttgtaatttgtttaaaacattttcaaaaactAATAAGCAAGGCCTTTCATAAATCGCCGTGAGTCCGTGACTAAACTCAAGATTTTCAGTTACCAAAAAGTGATTGAAAATTTAGTCAGAAATAACCAGATCAAGTCTCCAAccactttaaaattttagaagatCTTTTGTCACTATTACAAATCATGGTCactttattagaataaattataaaatgtttttaagCATCTCTAAAGTGTAAATTTATAATCACTGTTCCAATGAGACCACCTTCTCCCGTGAGATCGTAAGACCCAACATGGATGCACACAAACTATTACACGAATACACACAAACTTCTTCAGAATAGTGTGGTTGTGGTTGAAATTTTAGATGATGTACATTCATGTTGGATATCACAACGCATTTCTAAAATCAACATGGCTAAACTCAAGATTTTCAATTACTAAAAAGTGATAAAAAATCTGGTCAAAAAAAGACCTTTGCAGTCCCTTCAAAAATTTAGAATATCTTTTGtcaaatatcataataatttattagaattaattataaaatattttaaaagtctaaatttcAATTCTAATCAAAATTTGGTTATATAAACCACACAAGAAAGATAAACCATAATAGGAAAATCTGATGCGACATGCTAGTGAATCGACACCAACAAGAGCTTCACAAGAGCTTATACCTTCGACCATGACTAGCCAAAAGCAACCGCCAGAGAGAATTTCCGTTCAAAGCCTCCGGTAAGAATGATGTTTCcgttaacaaattaaatgccaTGCTCTGAAAGTGAGAAAGCTCCGGGGATTTTAACCATGTTGGCCTCCCTCTACCACACGATGTAGGAATGCCAATGTGCTCCTTTGATTGTTGACCCCGTGGACATTGAGTTGATCTAAACCGTTAATTCCATAACGACTTTTAGCTTTTGATACATTCTATGTACCCAGTATTTAAGTGTCGCATTGGAAGTAAAGCGTCTCTTTAGTTTCTGGATGGAAATGATGCAGTATGCTCAACTTCACACCACATTTTTTGCTTAATTTATGATTATGTTCTGTAAAATCCTTTTTGATTTATAAAAGAACCTAGGGTCGGTTCAAACATTTTATAGGTCtgctgcaaaaaaaaaattaaaaattaaaaaaaaatgttctatGTCAAGTAATCGTTTTTGAACACCTTTATTGTTTTTCGTTCATATTAGAACCATTATCATAACCTTGATCTCTCACAGTAGATCAGAGAATATCAGAGCTAGATCAGAGCAGttagttgtgattctattagctgttcaattttttttttcattttcaaataaatgttttttatgtaacattatataaaataattttttaaaaaaattgtgtaaaaaaaaaaaggaaaaaagcaCTTGAATACACTGATTACAGTGCTACATGATGTAATAAtacatgttattttaattttgagccTTTTTGGACTGGATCAGGCCGAACTCCACTATTTCTATATGCAATTTGTACAAAGTTGGACTCGTTACAAAGGTATATGGATATGAACTCGAGAGGGAGGGAGAGTTGAAGACTAAATAGGCCTTCTATGAGGTCTGAAGCCTTAGAATTGCCTGAAATGAATGAAGCCTTAAGGCCTTCTATATAGTTATAAGGCCTAACCCCGCAGAAATATCATATTACATTAataattcaatacaaaaatatgtAATCTGGAGTTGGTCTGGACTGTAATTTTGATTGAGCTTTGTATTTGAACTGGACCACCATATATTTTGAGTCTTTTATCTTTATGGGCCGTAATGCCATATCTATCAATAATATTCCGAGTCAttgttttatgtatatataattacactaATACAATATATCCATTTATTATTCAACTAGTTTCAGTATCTTAAAATTTACATCCATAATTAACCCCAccagaaaataaaaatagaagaacaCTAATAGACtttcaatcatatatatatatatatataaatccattCCTATTTATCTATCtcctataaacaaattaaataaaaaaaaattatgaaaagaaGCCATGTATGaatattaaaattgcaattaaatcaCTACAAGGAGCAGTCAACCACATGATGATGAGCGGCCACCTTCCCAAACGTGAACTCCAAGTCATTTTCCAACGGCGTCAAGTTCAAATCCAAGCACAGAGCCCTCCGGCCGCCGctctccgccgccgccgggGCGTCACCGTGGCCGGAAGAATGgctatcattattattattcataacAGCTCTGTGCCGTCTCATGTGCCCGCCGAGCGCCTGCCCTAAGGCAAACTCCACGCCGCAAATGGAGCACTCGTGGGTTTTCGGTTTGGGCGGCGACGCCGGCGGCTGCAAGCTCAAATCCCCCATCAGCCGCGGCCGTTTGTGGCTGGCTCGGTGGCCGCCGAGCGCCTGAAACGACGGGAACTGCCGGTTACACGTCTTGCACTCGAAAACTCGACCTCCGGCaaccgccggcgccggcgccgacGAGAAAtcccccgccgccgccgccgccgcgtgCTGCCGGGAGAGAAGCATCAAGCAATTCGCCATGGCCGCCGTGATGCTATCaaactctctccctctcttcaTCGGCAGATTCATATTCACCATGTTTTCTGGTTTAGACTTTGTGATCGGAAATGAGAAGCTAaggaataatataatgaaagaaTGGAGGAATGGAATGGTGGGATTTGTGGGAGTTGAATATTTATAGATGGAGTGAGTTTATTATAATTGTGACTATTAGTTGGTCCATGCAATTTATTTGACTTTGTATAGTATATAGCCATTTATTTCCATGACGAAACTGGGCACGTTTCTTGACAAATAAGTAAGATATATACATGGTGCAGTTGGtgaagaaatgacatcattatGTGCTAAGTAGTATTAGTGTTGAGATTTACTACTAAGTCATGATTAACATTTAATTATTGGaggtatatatatgatgatagtATAAATGACTAAGTAATCTGCACATAATAGCTTGATTTACAAGCTAGTGGATAGTTCTAGTTTTCTACGGAGTTAAGAATATTTTGGTACATTAGACAGTCaagaaaaaagtttaaaaactttatatttaaagatttcttcaatatttataatatttaaatgtaGATAttatgtcatttaaaaaaaattatatgattgTCGTTTCAAAATCACACATGATCACTAATTGTGTGTTTATAGCTTccatattttgaaattttgttgAGGTGGTAATTTTGAGCTCATCACTAAAGATGTATAgacaatttttatttgttatatatttatatgaactTATGCCTATGCAATAACGTTTTTAGAATGATGGGTTATAGGACATTTCAAGTCTCCACAACTACCCTAATAACCCAAATAGTAAAGCTAGAAGAGTTAGTTCGGAAGACCCGAACATCGAATTGTCCAACCAACCAAATATCATTGGGGAACTGATTAGCAGCTAAACTTGCCTAGCTAACAAGATAGGTCGCGGTGGGATTTGCCATGCCGCTTGGCTAGACTATGCGTTTATGCCACCATACTAAGAGCATCAATATCAGTAGTTTTTTGGGGGTTATTAGTACAATGTTACATGatatggaggagagagaaacATTGCGAGCATCTGCAAGAGAAGATAGGGGTGCTTGGAATAGTAACCATTGCGCAGCACTCCTTGTGCCCACCCGCGCCCCGCGTGCATGGCTGCACTCCTTGCGCCCAGCAAGCGCGTGCACTGGGCGCGTCGCGCCTGACAAAGacctaaattattattttttaatcagttttgttttatttcttctcctcctattttctttttcctaatcacacttacaaaaactcatcaaaaaccACAAAATAACCTCACTAGTCActactaaggatgctctaacCGCGCGCGCCCATCTCCACTaaccaattcaaattgtgacATGCCAAACTTAAGTCACTTGTCATGAGCCATGACTATActagtcaatatatatatatagtttagttTTAAAATGGGTGATCAAGCAGATAGAGTCATAGAATATGATTTTGTGTAGAAGTTGGTTGCAATGACCATCTTTTTTTCTAcacattatacatttatactatAGACTAATCAGACTGTTGCATCTCCTCGATGACCAACTAATCACCTTAAATGTACACAATCAATATATTATCATTTCTTACTCTATCATTTTGTAATGTAACTCTGAACCTCTACTTCAATTCAATTTATATTGTTAAAAAGAATCACTCAAGAAGACTGGGAGCTCATACGAAAATcgattaaattaaagaattttacTACATGTGCTCCTAAATTCTATTACCTTACACTTAAACTTCTTGACGTGACAAACAACGATATGATATTTTCATTATATAAGTCCCTAAACAATGTTTATATAAGAATTTATGACTGATGAAACGAAGTAAAAAGTAGGATTCTATATAGTATTTTCCAAAATCTAATTCCAAATATGCTACTATGAAAAGTAAAGAAAGAGAAGATGTGGGGTCAGGCGTCATGTACACGTAAGCGTGAGCATACTTAGCCAGGGCGAATATTCAGCTCCATCTGCGCATGATGACGAGTCGCGACTGGCGAGCCGCTTTAGACATTAGAGTATTAGACACTTCCGCAGAAATTACCTGGAACTATCTGGCTTCTAGAAGATTCTTACTTCCTGGCTTTACTAGGTGGTTGGTTGCTGAGTGTGAACATTAAACAACAACCTAGTCCTAGTcagaataatatttaataagatTAGTATAAGCTCAGTAACACACTACTAATTAaggatttttttaataacaatccAGCTGTACTTTCTGCCGTtgcaaattgaattttttaaaaaattagtctttgttttcaaaaaaaaaagtctttaaaTATAAACGAGCATCATTACTTGGCTGctggattaatgaaattattttatatgattGAAGAATGTGTTATTGATGGCTCTATTAGCATCCCAACAAGGGATTTTTCTTGTGTTGTTTCAGTGATAAATGGAAACTTGCAATTATTATTTGAGAGTGTGCAGTAAATAAATTTCTCCTTGTAAACCTAGCAAATAAACACGATTCAAGGGCATGAACTAGATAAATCTTGCCTTGTGACACTCACCGGCAAAGGGCCACAAGTAGGAAGATCATATGTTGTTCATAGTTGACCGGCTTAAATCAAGAAAGTTAATAGGTCGCTCTCACTGGAAGTCGATCTTGTAATATTGTGGTTAGCAAGCCAACAACGTAACTTAGTGCTGTCccatatttttcttgagtttttGCTTCAATAGACGAGAGAGGCCAAGAGAGTGAGGAAAAATTGGTTCTTCAACTAATTAGAGTTTTTCACAGTTTTTAAGGTTGCAAAAAAATTGCCCCGGAAGGAAACTCCCACGGTTAGGCGGGCTAGCTGGCATGTCAAAGTACTCATAAGTTGGTGATCTATAGTTGaccgactcaaatcaagaagactaATAATATGTGCATTGTAATATTGTAGTTATCAAGTCAACCGTcagactaattttttttattttttttatttttacaaaaaaaaataaattttgttgaAAATAACGCATTAATAGAATGAGTTTTTGCTGATATAAGTGCTTACATTATTCCAAACTGGACAGATAAATTTGAGACTTTTTTTCTATTTCGTTAGTTGGCATGTATATCCTTCTTATCCTTTTGGATATCTATTTTCGTGTAATAAAATTTGACAAATAATAGTCTTTAATTTCTAGAATCCTTAATTTCAAGTCTAGACAAGATCAGGTATGATGTTTCACATCgcaaattgaatatatttttctacaaataaccttttgatttacgagaaaagtTCACAATTACTATTCTAATGTACACATACACTAGGCGAAACTCACATTGTGATTATCAAACTaacagtctgaccaacttgattAATGTTGTCCCCTACAAATAGCCTTATATAATAAAGTGACAGATACAAGTAGATTCTTAATAACGATCACGTTTTAAAACTATtatttctgtattttttttttttaactcaatAACTAAGGTAGTTGATAAGGAGTTTCTAATACAACTATAAACTCGAAGGattgaccaaaaaaataaaagaaaagagattaatatatgcaataataatataagattaTAAGAACACTTGAAAACTTATGAAACCTACcacattaaataaaaaagagttcgttaatttcaaataataataatgagttgGTCAGCGGTACTACGTTAGTATGAGAGAGACTTAGATTAGTCAGAATAGGTTAGGTGTCTTTAGTAGAACAAAGTTTAGACTTTTTGGTGTACGGTAATCGTACACTTACGATGCTTAAAAAgtcaatcatcaaatttatctttaatttctcTCCCCTTTTTGATTTCGcatgtttatattattataccttTGATCACTTAGCTATACTTTTGTTTCATTATCTCACTTTAATTTGTCTCCATCTGATTCTTTTTCTTTACATATTACACTTATATTTGCATCTAATGAGATGAAACTAACTCAATCAAGTCTCATTTAAAGTTGTTGTTGTTCACGCTGTAATTTATTTTACTATCAACTCTAAAATCCGTTGTATTCTTAGAGTAACCGCTAATAATTTTAAACCTTGTTAGGAACATGTGATAAGCaatagagagaaaaaagaggaaaaaaaaaagatataaaagttttctttaaaaaaaaaaaaaagtcaggaTGCTAGTTGATGGCTACCTTGATGCGCTTACGGCACACACtcgaatgtttttttttttcctcaaaaactCCAGCTTCTTGCaaaaacactatttttttttttgtttttcttacttctctctcatatatatattctctccCCACCAAATTACAAAAGCGGTAACAAAAaatgtactttaaaaaaaaaaaaaacccaatgggatGCTCTTATTTATTTAGAAAAGAAGAAATGTCCCCCTTAAAATATAAACTGTGCCAGCTTATTGGgctcaaaatatataatttattgattatgcaataaattttacttaattttataaattttacttaatttacTCATCATCTGTTACATACACCGGAagactaaattaagtaaatttacataattaaagaatcattttggatatatatatatatatatatatatatatatatatatatatatatatatatatatatatatatatatatatatacctcccatgactaattttaaaattatgatataatttaataattgatgaattattttgaatgttctctttgaattgtattttaaatatttcagactaaaagtgaaacaatTTGTAGAGTTTTTGAGAAAAACAATTTGTAGAGTTTTGAATAACAATAGTAAAACTATTCTAGGTTGTTGGAAGTATtgttgatcatatatatattgttgccCCTCTAGAAGGACTAGCTAACAAAGGGGATAAGTGTCTCTTGTACGTGTTGAATTGGCTGAATTAGTAGCCGTGCAGTACAAGTGGTTCGTATATGACcatatctatatatgtatgtgtgttgGACCGAcgacaaataatataatttaactaACAAGAATATTCTcacaagtacataatattatattaacaaGTAAACCATCATATGATGCATGCCCTTGCGTGTGGTATGAGGTCATCatctttgatatatatatatataatttgattaatttctaTGGTACAAATGTTATCTTCTTATCTCGTACGGACTAATCTAATTAAAGAAGTCACTGCATACTTGTGACATATccttttcataaatcaaagaaCATTATTAATGTTCCCATCATGGCATCATGCATGCATTTCACCTCTGCTGACTTTTGTTGTCATGGATGAATTGAAAAACCTTCTACCTTTTCAATTTCTTGGAAATTAACGTTGTTTCACATGTTGGAAGGGATCCAATTAAAGCTATGATTATATGGATGTCAATCGAGTTAGTTTAGTGGTCCGACTGTTGAATTTATTagttcaaatttattaaaaaaaatttattgtgcttaaaatttttttactttaactCTAAAGTCTGGTGCGCACAAGTGTATAT of Ipomoea triloba cultivar NCNSP0323 chromosome 3, ASM357664v1 contains these proteins:
- the LOC116014244 gene encoding zinc finger protein ZAT12-like; this translates as MVNMNLPMKRGREFDSITAAMANCLMLLSRQHAAAAAAGDFSSAPAPAVAGGRVFECKTCNRQFPSFQALGGHRASHKRPRLMGDLSLQPPASPPKPKTHECSICGVEFALGQALGGHMRRHRAVMNNNNDSHSSGHGDAPAAAESGGRRALCLDLNLTPLENDLEFTFGKVAAHHHVVDCSL